Proteins from a single region of Streptomyces spectabilis:
- a CDS encoding SPFH domain-containing protein yields the protein MADITRRLGLRHLRSAPTAHIRHHQGGRLRHDGPGLSFWFRPLSAALSEVPVDDRELAVVFHARTADFQDVTVQATVTYRISDPALAAARLDFSVDPDTGAWRSAPLEQLSTLLTESAQQHALDLLARTPLAAALADGVAAVRERVTEGLAAEPRLPATGIDVVAVRVVAIRPEPEVERALRTPARERVQQDADRATYERRAVAVERERAIAENELASRIELARQEERLVEQRGTNARREAEENAAADAVRAEAEAARTVRLARAEAEAARAVGEGRAAAQTAWLAAHATADAATLHALAATRLAENVPRIESLTLSPDVVTGLLAKLGRGSGNGSGASGGGRS from the coding sequence ATGGCCGACATCACCCGGCGCCTCGGCCTGCGCCATCTGCGCTCCGCGCCCACCGCCCACATCCGCCACCACCAGGGCGGCCGGCTGCGCCACGACGGGCCGGGGCTCAGCTTCTGGTTCCGGCCGCTCAGCGCCGCCCTGTCCGAAGTGCCCGTCGACGACCGGGAGCTGGCGGTCGTCTTCCACGCCCGCACCGCCGACTTCCAGGACGTCACCGTGCAGGCCACCGTGACGTACCGGATCAGCGACCCGGCGCTCGCGGCGGCCCGTCTCGACTTCTCCGTGGACCCGGACACCGGCGCCTGGCGGTCCGCTCCCCTGGAGCAACTGTCCACCCTGCTCACCGAGTCGGCGCAGCAGCACGCCCTGGACCTGCTGGCCCGCACGCCGCTCGCGGCCGCGCTCGCCGACGGGGTCGCGGCGGTCCGCGAGCGCGTCACCGAGGGCCTCGCCGCCGAGCCGCGGCTGCCCGCGACGGGCATCGACGTCGTCGCCGTACGCGTCGTCGCCATCCGGCCCGAGCCCGAGGTGGAGCGGGCCCTGCGCACCCCGGCGCGCGAGCGCGTGCAGCAGGACGCCGACCGGGCGACGTACGAGCGCCGGGCCGTGGCCGTCGAGCGCGAGCGCGCCATCGCCGAGAACGAGCTGGCGAGCCGCATCGAACTCGCCCGTCAGGAGGAGCGCCTGGTCGAGCAGCGCGGCACCAACGCGCGCCGCGAGGCAGAGGAGAACGCCGCGGCCGACGCCGTGCGCGCCGAGGCGGAGGCCGCCCGTACGGTACGGCTCGCGCGGGCCGAGGCAGAGGCCGCCCGTGCCGTCGGCGAGGGCCGCGCGGCGGCCCAGACGGCCTGGCTCGCCGCGCACGCGACCGCCGACGCCGCCACCCTGCACGCCCTCGCCGCCACCCGCCTCGCCGAGAACGTGCCGCGCATCGAGAGCCTCACGCTGTCGCCGGACGTCGTCACGGGGCTGCTCGCGAAGCTCGGCCGCGGCTCCGGGAACGGCTCCGGCGCGTCCGGCGGCGGGCGGTCATGA
- a CDS encoding ROK family transcriptional regulator — translation MRKRTRGHDLAGLRRLNTTVILRALHRRSPQTLAELAAGTGLSRPTVEAVLEDLVARAWVTEAAAGERARGRPARRFRFRSEAGHVLGADIGLHKMVLLLADLGGTVLAAERADIDPLLGGGPRLALLQRAMDAFLDAHAVRRDTVLARCVGVPGVVDAGGHLTSVVVPEWSGVDLRRLLSDGETGHTLVENDVNLAVLAERWQGAATLAGDVVCVLTGHRVSCALTIGGRLHRGGRGGAGELGLLPLLGLDTAQEALAWPGPRRPGESEVAALARAADAGEARALAALADFAERLAPGIAALALAVDPELIVLTGGATPLGTHLVPPLEARLRPLTLHLPRIAVSSLGERGVALGAVRKALDLVEEELLADTAD, via the coding sequence ATGCGAAAACGGACGCGCGGCCACGACCTGGCCGGACTGCGCCGCCTGAACACCACCGTCATCCTCCGCGCCCTGCACCGCCGCAGCCCCCAGACCCTCGCCGAACTCGCCGCGGGCACCGGCCTGTCCCGGCCCACCGTCGAGGCCGTCCTGGAGGACCTCGTCGCACGGGCCTGGGTGACGGAGGCGGCGGCCGGGGAGCGCGCGCGGGGCCGTCCCGCGCGGCGGTTCCGCTTCCGGAGCGAGGCCGGACACGTGCTCGGCGCGGACATAGGGTTGCACAAGATGGTGCTGCTCCTCGCCGACCTCGGCGGCACCGTCCTGGCCGCCGAACGCGCCGACATCGACCCGCTGTTGGGCGGAGGGCCCCGGCTCGCACTGCTCCAGCGCGCGATGGACGCCTTCCTCGACGCGCACGCCGTGCGCCGCGACACCGTCCTCGCGCGCTGCGTCGGCGTGCCCGGCGTCGTCGACGCGGGCGGCCACCTCACCTCCGTCGTCGTGCCCGAGTGGTCGGGCGTGGACCTGCGGCGGCTGCTCTCCGACGGCGAGACGGGCCACACCCTCGTCGAGAACGACGTGAACCTCGCCGTGCTCGCCGAGCGCTGGCAGGGCGCCGCGACGCTGGCGGGCGACGTCGTCTGCGTCCTCACCGGACACCGCGTGTCCTGCGCCCTGACCATCGGCGGGCGGCTGCACCGGGGCGGCCGCGGCGGCGCGGGCGAGCTGGGCCTGCTGCCGCTGCTCGGCCTCGACACCGCGCAGGAGGCCCTCGCCTGGCCCGGGCCGCGCCGCCCGGGCGAGTCCGAGGTGGCCGCGCTCGCGCGCGCCGCGGACGCCGGGGAGGCGCGCGCGCTCGCCGCCCTCGCGGACTTCGCCGAGCGGCTCGCGCCCGGCATCGCCGCCCTCGCGCTCGCCGTCGACCCCGAGCTGATCGTGCTCACCGGCGGCGCGACACCGCTCGGCACCCACCTCGTGCCGCCCCTGGAGGCGCGGCTGCGCCCGCTGACGCTGCACCTGCCGAGGATCGCGGTCAGCTCGCTCGGCGAGCGCGGCGTGGCCCTCGGCGCGGTGCGCAAGGCACTCGACCTCGTGGAGGAGGAACTGCTCGCGGACACGGCCGACTAG
- a CDS encoding SAM-dependent methyltransferase: MAAAPSDGEGSADIDTGRPHPARVYDWFLGGAHHFPADAEFGTRIVALDPTAKYGARHNRWFMQRATRHLAGAAGVRQFLDIGSGIPTEPNLHRVAQDIAPEARVVYVDHDPLVRVHAAGLLSGTGAGATAFVEADARDPELILERAAEVLDFARPVALSLIAVTHFLTDEDGAHAIVARLLDALAPGSHLVLSQLSGDEETAWVGEAVDRYTTGGVTLVPRTRAQTERFFTGCALLAPGLVQPPDWRPGLGVGEVRDGTLVPLHAGVGRKE, from the coding sequence ATGGCAGCAGCACCCTCGGACGGCGAAGGCAGCGCCGACATCGACACCGGCAGGCCGCACCCCGCCCGCGTCTACGACTGGTTCCTGGGAGGCGCCCATCACTTCCCGGCGGACGCCGAGTTCGGTACGCGGATCGTGGCGCTCGACCCGACCGCCAAGTACGGCGCCCGGCACAACCGCTGGTTCATGCAGCGCGCCACGCGTCATCTCGCGGGAGCGGCCGGAGTACGCCAGTTCCTCGACATCGGCAGCGGCATCCCGACGGAGCCGAACCTCCACCGCGTCGCACAGGACATCGCACCCGAGGCGCGGGTCGTGTACGTGGACCACGACCCGCTGGTCCGCGTGCACGCGGCGGGGCTCCTCAGCGGCACCGGGGCCGGGGCCACGGCGTTCGTCGAGGCGGACGCGCGCGACCCCGAGCTGATCCTCGAACGCGCCGCGGAGGTACTGGACTTCGCCCGGCCCGTGGCCCTGTCGCTCATCGCCGTGACGCACTTCCTCACCGACGAGGACGGCGCGCACGCCATCGTCGCGCGCCTCCTGGACGCGCTCGCGCCCGGCAGCCACCTGGTGCTCTCGCAGCTGTCGGGCGACGAGGAGACCGCGTGGGTCGGCGAGGCCGTGGACCGGTACACGACGGGCGGCGTCACACTCGTGCCGCGCACCCGGGCGCAGACGGAGCGGTTCTTCACCGGGTGCGCGCTCCTCGCGCCCGGCCTGGTGCAACCGCCCGACTGGCGGCCCGGACTCGGGGTCGGCGAGGTGCGGGACGGGACGCTGGTGCCGCTCCACGCGGGGGTGGGCCGGAAGGAGTGA
- a CDS encoding ABC transporter substrate-binding protein translates to MRRRTLLRSGLAAASAPALAACADQGGGGSEGGGRTTLSYGMWDPAQVPGMRRIIAAFKERNPGISVRIELTPWASYWTTLKTSMRGGTAPDVFWMNAVNFQLYAAHGVLEPLAERIARDATPLERHPAQLVRLYAYEGTQYGIPKDFDTIGLWYNKALFDKARVPYPDPTWTWDDLRAAAAELTDPHERVHGFAAEMHRQFVIYPTVFAADGYVLRDGRSGFGDDRTIEGLRFLTDMIDRGWSPPQSAMVENVARVRYWSEKVAMVYDVSAMSGQMYAVPALKDHGGVTVLPRGRRRATVIHGLANVISAKSDKKAAAWKFVHFMAGREAAEIQAELGVTISSYAGTQDAWMKSMPEFDLKSFIDMEKYAVPYPSSKNTAVWENLQYPLLGAAFSGKGGIEGAARTLGEQMDRALKEERDR, encoded by the coding sequence ATGCGCAGGAGGACCCTCCTCCGCTCTGGTCTTGCGGCGGCGTCGGCACCCGCGCTCGCCGCCTGCGCGGACCAGGGCGGCGGCGGCAGCGAAGGCGGCGGCCGCACCACGCTCTCGTACGGCATGTGGGACCCGGCGCAGGTGCCGGGCATGCGGCGGATCATCGCGGCGTTCAAGGAGCGCAACCCCGGGATATCCGTGCGCATCGAGCTCACCCCGTGGGCCAGCTACTGGACCACCCTGAAGACCTCGATGCGCGGCGGCACCGCCCCCGACGTGTTCTGGATGAACGCCGTCAACTTCCAGCTGTACGCGGCCCACGGCGTCCTGGAGCCCCTCGCCGAGCGCATCGCGCGCGACGCCACCCCGCTGGAGAGGCATCCGGCACAGCTCGTGCGGCTCTACGCCTACGAGGGCACCCAGTACGGCATCCCGAAGGACTTCGACACCATCGGGCTCTGGTACAACAAGGCCCTCTTCGACAAGGCGCGCGTCCCCTACCCCGACCCCACCTGGACGTGGGACGACCTGCGCGCCGCGGCCGCCGAGCTGACCGACCCGCACGAGCGCGTGCACGGCTTCGCCGCCGAGATGCACCGCCAGTTCGTCATCTATCCGACCGTCTTCGCCGCGGACGGCTACGTCCTGCGCGACGGCCGCTCCGGGTTCGGCGACGACCGGACCATCGAGGGCCTGCGGTTCCTCACCGACATGATCGACCGCGGCTGGTCGCCGCCGCAGAGCGCGATGGTCGAGAACGTCGCCCGGGTGCGCTACTGGTCGGAGAAGGTGGCCATGGTGTACGACGTGTCGGCGATGTCCGGGCAGATGTACGCCGTGCCCGCGCTCAAGGACCACGGCGGCGTCACCGTCCTGCCCCGGGGCCGCCGCCGGGCCACCGTCATCCACGGCCTCGCCAACGTGATCTCCGCCAAGAGCGACAAGAAGGCGGCGGCCTGGAAGTTCGTCCACTTCATGGCGGGCCGCGAGGCCGCCGAGATCCAAGCCGAACTCGGCGTGACGATCTCCAGTTACGCCGGGACGCAGGACGCCTGGATGAAGTCGATGCCCGAGTTCGACCTCAAGTCCTTCATCGACATGGAGAAGTACGCCGTCCCCTACCCCAGCTCGAAGAACACCGCCGTCTGGGAGAACCTCCAATATCCGCTCCTCGGCGCCGCGTTCAGCGGCAAGGGCGGGATCGAGGGGGCCGCGCGCACTCTGGGCGAGCAGATGGACCGGGCCCTGAAGGAGGAGCGCGACCGATGA